A genome region from Longimicrobium sp. includes the following:
- the tssG gene encoding type VI secretion system baseplate subunit TssG produces MSAPLLARLRAHPGAFDFYQAVRLLERTGHAVASPGEGADPAAEPVRFRAANDFAFPPADLVSVRAEPGRQPEMTVAFLALGGAQGPLPVPLAERVQDRLSDNDTATRDFLDLFHHRLVSLAYRIGRRTRPVLQEVPPEETETAGYLRALVGLGTPGLRGRLPGVDDRALLARAGLLAHEVRSQAGLRGLLADHFRVPVDVEPLVGRWLPIPADQRTRIGRTGASRTLGMDAVLGARWHDPQAAVGIRLGPMGIDLYRSFLPADPVTGDPADGRALVELRELVRFYAGVETDFVVTLVLRAAEVPRARLSAARADVSPRLGWSAWVRTRPLGEDPAVLVDPAEGCGCARVTR; encoded by the coding sequence GTGAGCGCGCCGCTGCTGGCCCGGCTGCGGGCGCACCCCGGCGCCTTCGACTTCTACCAGGCGGTGCGCCTGCTGGAGCGGACCGGCCACGCCGTCGCCAGCCCGGGCGAGGGCGCCGACCCGGCGGCCGAGCCGGTGCGCTTCCGGGCCGCCAACGACTTCGCCTTTCCCCCGGCGGACCTGGTGTCGGTGCGCGCGGAGCCCGGCAGGCAGCCCGAGATGACGGTGGCGTTCCTGGCGCTGGGCGGCGCGCAGGGCCCACTCCCCGTGCCGCTGGCCGAGCGGGTGCAGGACCGGCTCTCCGACAACGACACCGCCACCCGCGACTTCCTGGACCTGTTCCACCACCGCCTGGTCTCGCTGGCCTACCGCATCGGGAGGCGGACGCGGCCGGTGCTGCAGGAGGTGCCGCCGGAAGAGACGGAAACCGCGGGCTACCTGCGGGCGCTGGTGGGGCTGGGCACGCCGGGGCTGCGGGGGCGGCTGCCGGGGGTGGACGACCGGGCGCTGCTGGCCCGCGCCGGGCTGCTGGCGCACGAGGTCCGCTCGCAGGCCGGACTGCGGGGGCTGCTGGCCGACCACTTCCGGGTGCCGGTCGATGTCGAGCCGCTCGTCGGCCGCTGGCTGCCGATCCCCGCCGACCAGCGGACGCGCATCGGGCGCACGGGCGCCAGCCGCACGCTGGGGATGGACGCGGTGCTGGGCGCGCGCTGGCACGATCCGCAGGCCGCAGTGGGCATCCGCCTGGGGCCGATGGGGATCGACCTCTACCGCTCCTTCCTCCCGGCCGACCCCGTGACGGGCGACCCTGCGGACGGCCGCGCGTTGGTGGAGTTGCGCGAGCTGGTGCGCTTCTACGCCGGCGTGGAGACCGACTTCGTGGTCACCCTGGTCTTGCGCGCCGCCGAGGTGCCGCGGGCGCGCCTCTCCGCGGCACGGGCGGACGTATCGCCGCGGCTGGGGTGGAGCGCGTGGGTGAGGACGCGGCCGCTGGGCGAAGATCCCGCGGTGCTCGTGGACCCGGCGGAGGGCTGCGGCTGCGCACGCGTCACACGCTGA
- a CDS encoding type VI secretion system baseplate subunit TssG → MGTGAARWVPRGSGGGGAWVWEEIAAAPADHFGAPVQVEPLVGRWLPIPDDQQTRIGRTGASRTLGSDAVLGTRWHDPQAAVGIRLGPMGIDLYRSFLPADPVTGDPADGRALVELRELVRFYAGVETDFVVTLVLRAAEVPRARLSAARTAESPRLGWSAWVRTRPFAGDAEARIDPGTACGCAGA, encoded by the coding sequence ATGGGCACGGGGGCAGCGCGGTGGGTGCCGCGGGGGAGCGGCGGAGGGGGCGCGTGGGTGTGGGAGGAGATCGCGGCGGCGCCGGCCGACCACTTCGGGGCGCCCGTCCAAGTCGAGCCGCTCGTGGGCCGCTGGCTGCCGATTCCGGACGACCAGCAGACGCGCATCGGGCGCACGGGCGCCAGCCGCACGCTGGGGAGCGACGCCGTGCTGGGCACGCGCTGGCACGATCCGCAGGCCGCCGTGGGCATCCGCCTGGGGCCGATGGGGATCGACCTCTACCGCTCCTTCCTCCCCGCCGACCCCGTGACGGGCGACCCGGCGGACGGGCGCGCGCTGGTGGAGCTGCGCGAGCTGGTGCGCTTCTACGCCGGCGTGGAGACCGACTTCGTGGTCACCCTGGTCCTGCGCGCTGCCGAGGTGCCCCGCGCCCGCCTCTCCGCCGCCCGCACGGCGGAGTCGCCGCGGCTGGGATGGAGCGCGTGGGTGCGGACGCGACCGTTTGCCGGAGACGCCGAGGCGCGGATCGATCCAGGGACAGCGTGCGGGTGCGCAGGGGCTTAG